ATAGTTGAGTGGTTTGAACCCGCTAAAAAGGCATCCAAAATGTCAGGTATTCCTTATGAGGTTATCATTGCACAAGCGGCCTTAGAAACAGGTTGGGGTAAAAAGCAGATAAAAACAGCCGACAATCAACCAAGTCATAACTATTTTGGCATAAAAGCGACATCATCATGGAAAGGCAATTCAACTCGGTTAACAACACGAGAATTTTTAAATAACAATATGGTTAAGATTCAAGATGAATTTAGAGTTTATAAAAGTAAACAACATGCATTAACAGATTATCTTGATTTACTTACCAAAAGCCCACGTTATCGTGCCGTTGTTAACGCACCTGATGCAAGAACCGCAGCCAAAGCACTGCAAGATGCACACTATGCAACCGATCCTAACTATAGCGAAAAGTTAATTCAAATTATTAGTCGAATTGAAGAAATTGCTAGAAATACACCGCAAAAATCAATATCAGGTTTTAGACAAATTGCCTTTAAATAATAACTAAATAAATTAACTAAATTTTAATGAAGTTAATAAATAGGAGGCATAAGCCTCCTGTTTATTAACGATTTAAATAAGTGATGACAGAAAGTTATTTCATTTGAAATAAGGACATATTTTGCATATTCATAAAAGTATATTGAGCTGCTTGTAAATTCGCCTGTAACATCACATAATCTGCAATGGCTTCATACCAATCAACATCTTCAATTTGGCTAATTTGTGTCTGAAAATCAATGTCCAAGGTTTTACCTAGTGCAGTTAATCGTTCAACTTCCGCCAACACATTACCCCCTGCAGCCCTAACTGTTGAGATATTTTCAAACGAATTATCAACGCCTTGACTAGCTTTCGATAAACCTTCTCTGAATTGCGTAATCGCATCAGGGTCATTATCATCTAAACCGATTTGCAGTACTTCTAATGCATAGTCAATGCTAGCAAAAACATCACTTTCCACAGAACTATTGGCGCCTGACATAAAAATCTGATCACCAGTAAAACTTAATGACACTTCACGCGTATCATCAATAAAAATATTAATCGTTGTGGAACCACCGACATAATTAACTTTACCAGATTCATCCACAACAAAAGGAGGTGTATCATTTTTATTTCCAGCAAAGATATAATTGCCATTAGTGTCTTTAGCATTAGCTAACGAAATTAATTGATCTTTTAGTCCTTGTAATTTATTGGCTAAGTCACGTCTATTTTCATCGTTTAACGTCTCATTACCCGCATAAACTAGTGTCTCTTGAATTGATTGGATAACAGTATTCGCTTCTTTTAGTACTGTATCTTGGCGACTTAACGAGTTATTAACACTTTCACGAGCTGATTGATACTGAGTATTTCTTGATTGAGCCTGTTTTAAAATTAATGCTTGCGATGACCCCATAGGATCATCAGAAGGTGATAAGATTTTTTTACCGGTTGCTAAATGCAATCCTGATTTTTGCCATTTACTGTTGGTATTTAAAATACTCGTTAAATTTTTTTGATACATTGCATTAGTACTAACACGCATATTTAAACCCTTCTATTATTTAGCTAAACCTAAAATGGTATCGAATATTGTGGTTGCCGCATCAATAATCTTTGCATTAGCTTGGTAATACTGCATATAAACCTGCATAGAGATATATTCTTCTTCAATATTAACGCCTGATATTGATTGATTTTGCTCATAAATTTCTTGAGTAATATTATGACTAGATTGCGCTGAAATTTTAGCTGTCTGTGTTTCACTTCCCACATAACTAACTAAGGCGTTATAAGCACTATTTAACGTTTTAGTGCCATTAATTAATTTTTCATTTTGGATATCAAGCAATTTAGCTACATTACGATTATCGCCATTACCATTTTCATCATCATTAATACCTGTTGCTAGTTTGTTGACATCCTTAACTAGTAGCTGGAGTGATGATGCTACATCTGCAACAGGTTTAAGTAAGATACTATCACCCGCTACTGGATCACCATTTATTTCAATAGATAATCCATCAAACAATAATTTACCATCTTCAACTTGTGGGGTAATTTGCTTGTTATCAGATAATCTGGTTACGACCCAATCGTTACCATTAAACTCAATTTTATAATCAGATGCTTTGACGTCTGTCACTGAGTTATAGTTAATTTTAGCAGTGGCATTACCTTGATTTTGGGCGTTAGCAATACTAGTTGGGCTATGATAATCGAATAATTTCTGACCTGGTTCGCCATTAATATCAACCCCTGACATATGTACTTCATTAAATCGTTCTGCTAGATTTAACGCAATCAAACCTAATTGATTGCGAGCTTCTAGGAGTGGTCCATCACGAAAAGCTAATAATCCATTTAATCGGCCTGATGCGATATTTTGACTTGATAGTTCTTGAGTCGCACCAGAATTATGAGTGTAAATAATTGTATTTAAAGCAGGATCATCTTTAGACGGTTGTACAGATAACTGAGTTGCCGATGACCCTTGCACTAAACTTAAACCATTAGGTAGTGAAATATTGTATTGTCCATTTTGCTCAGTAACAGTGATGCCTATCATCTCGCTTAATTCATTAACCAGTTGATCGCGTTCATCAAGCAATGCATTCGGCTCATGACCACCACTTACTGCCTGTAATCTTGCTATTTTTTGGTTAAGATCAGCAATTTGTTGGGTATAAGAGTTAATGGTATCAACATTATTAACAATTTCAGTATTGATATTGGCAATCTGATTTTTTAAATTCAATTCCGTTTTATTAAACTGACTGACTAACGAGCTAAGATCATTTATTACTGTTTGTTTGGAAGCGGCATCACCCGCATTTGAAGAAAGTTTATTTAAACTTGCAAACAGACTATTTAGTTGCGAGGAAATACTATTATCATTCTCCGCTAATAAATTATCGACTTTTGACAATTCATTGTAATAAGCCTTTATAGAGCCATTTTGTGATTGAGATTGACGTAATTGACCAACCACAAAACTATTATATGCCCGATTAACTGATGATACAGATACACCGTTACCAACAAAACCATAATTATATTTAGTGCCATTTGCTTGTTGCAAAATTTGTTGTTGACGATTGTAACCAACGGTATGCGCATTACTAATATTATTGCTTATAACATTAAGCATATTTTGCGCAGCATTTAATCCACTAATACCGGTATTCATCAATGAATTTGACATAAAAGCTCCTAAATATATTTAGTCAATAATCAAATTATTAACTTAAAGGGTTATTCTTATATCGGATAAAAAAGATAAAACTTTAGTTATTTTTAGAAAATAATTGAAATTTAATTTTTTAACACGCTTAACCTAAGTAATTCCAATGCTATTGTTCAGATTTAGTTGCTTGTTTTAAAAAATCTATTCCAGTCATTGTATTTTCATCTTCAATATATTTTTGAGCTGACTTATTCAAAATTAAAATACTAATACGACGATTAGCATCTTTACTATAATTAGGATTGTTTAAACCAACTGTATCAGCTAAACCAATAATTCGAATAATTTTGCTTGAATCTAATCCAGCAGCGATAAGCTCTCGTCTTGACGAATTTGCTCTATCAGCAGATAACTCCCAGTTACTATAACCTCTATCACCTGTTATATATTGACGCTCATCAGTATGCCCAGATAAGGTCATTTTATTGGGTAAATCGTTTATTATTGGTGCTAGAGCGTGAAGAATTTCTTGCATATTAGGATGAATAACTGCACTACCAACATCAAACATTGGTTTATCATCAGTTGCTAAAATCTGAATTCTTAACCCCATTTCAGTTAGTTCAACAATAAGATTAGCCGCTAATTTTTGCAGTCTAGGATCAAGTTCAAACGCCTCATAAATTTTACGAGCAGTTTCGAGCAATTGATTTCTTTCAACTACATTGGGATCTATTGGTTGTTCATTTATTATGCTCTGTTGCTCTTCACCCAAACTTTTACTGACATCATCGCCACCACCAGGAATAGGGCTTTCGCTATCGCTAATATTTTTACCACCATTTTGACCTAGTATTAATGGCGTTCTGAAATATTCGGCAATTCCTTGTAATTCTTGCGGGCTGGATTTGGCTATCAACCACATGACTAAAAAAAGTGCCATCATAGCAGTCATGAAATCTGCATAAGCAATCTTCCACGAACCACCATGATGGCCACCGCCATGCCCTGACTTTTTTTTAGAAATAATTATTCTTACTGGCTTATCTTTCATTATTCATTATTTTCTGTTGGGTTAGCATTTTTATCTTTCACTTCTTGAATATATTTTTCTAATTCAAAGAAAGATGGTCGCTCATGCGAAAAAATAGTTTTTCGACCAAATTCTATACAAATCTGTGGAGCATAATCATGCATGCTGGCAATAAGAATAACTTTAGTACATTCTAAAATTTTTACTGTATCAGCATTCTTCTGT
This Gilliamella sp. ESL0443 DNA region includes the following protein-coding sequences:
- the flgL gene encoding flagellar hook-associated protein FlgL, whose amino-acid sequence is MRVSTNAMYQKNLTSILNTNSKWQKSGLHLATGKKILSPSDDPMGSSQALILKQAQSRNTQYQSARESVNNSLSRQDTVLKEANTVIQSIQETLVYAGNETLNDENRRDLANKLQGLKDQLISLANAKDTNGNYIFAGNKNDTPPFVVDESGKVNYVGGSTTINIFIDDTREVSLSFTGDQIFMSGANSSVESDVFASIDYALEVLQIGLDDNDPDAITQFREGLSKASQGVDNSFENISTVRAAGGNVLAEVERLTALGKTLDIDFQTQISQIEDVDWYEAIADYVMLQANLQAAQYTFMNMQNMSLFQMK
- the flgK gene encoding flagellar hook-associated protein FlgK, producing the protein MSNSLMNTGISGLNAAQNMLNVISNNISNAHTVGYNRQQQILQQANGTKYNYGFVGNGVSVSSVNRAYNSFVVGQLRQSQSQNGSIKAYYNELSKVDNLLAENDNSISSQLNSLFASLNKLSSNAGDAASKQTVINDLSSLVSQFNKTELNLKNQIANINTEIVNNVDTINSYTQQIADLNQKIARLQAVSGGHEPNALLDERDQLVNELSEMIGITVTEQNGQYNISLPNGLSLVQGSSATQLSVQPSKDDPALNTIIYTHNSGATQELSSQNIASGRLNGLLAFRDGPLLEARNQLGLIALNLAERFNEVHMSGVDINGEPGQKLFDYHSPTSIANAQNQGNATAKINYNSVTDVKASDYKIEFNGNDWVVTRLSDNKQITPQVEDGKLLFDGLSIEINGDPVAGDSILLKPVADVASSLQLLVKDVNKLATGINDDENGNGDNRNVAKLLDIQNEKLINGTKTLNSAYNALVSYVGSETQTAKISAQSSHNITQEIYEQNQSISGVNIEEEYISMQVYMQYYQANAKIIDAATTIFDTILGLAK
- the motB gene encoding flagellar motor protein MotB; translated protein: MKDKPVRIIISKKKSGHGGGHHGGSWKIAYADFMTAMMALFLVMWLIAKSSPQELQGIAEYFRTPLILGQNGGKNISDSESPIPGGGDDVSKSLGEEQQSIINEQPIDPNVVERNQLLETARKIYEAFELDPRLQKLAANLIVELTEMGLRIQILATDDKPMFDVGSAVIHPNMQEILHALAPIINDLPNKMTLSGHTDERQYITGDRGYSNWELSADRANSSRRELIAAGLDSSKIIRIIGLADTVGLNNPNYSKDANRRISILILNKSAQKYIEDENTMTGIDFLKQATKSEQ